From Desmodus rotundus isolate HL8 chromosome 12, HLdesRot8A.1, whole genome shotgun sequence, one genomic window encodes:
- the LOC112314062 gene encoding patr class I histocompatibility antigen, A-126 alpha chain isoform X1 has translation MGPRTLLLLLSEVLALTQTWAGLHNVRIFSTSVSGPGRGKNRYVVVGYVDDTEILRFDSDTARPRLEPRVPWMEQPWVEQEHPHFWDEKTRVCKYNQQTFRANLNSLRHYYNQSEDGSHTYQEMSGCVLESDSRFLRGFSQFAYDGTDYITLNEDLRSWTAADTAARITWRNLVQVPDVERRRLAIGDSCERWLRLFLENGKEMLLRADPPKTHVTHHPISDHEVTLRCWALGFYPADITLTWQRDGEDLTQDTELVETRPVGDGTFQKWAAVAVPPGEEQRYTCRVQHEALPELLTLRWDPPPQTTMTIVGIAAAALGLLVAVGAGAMLWRRRHSGRGRERYSQAACSDRAQGSDVSLTAPKV, from the exons ATGGGCCCCAGAACTCTGCTCCTGCTGCTCTCGGAGGTCCTGGCCCTGACCCAGACCTGGGCCG GCCTCCACAACGTGAGAATTTTTAGCACCTCCGTGTCTGGACCGGGCCGCGGGAAGAACCGGTACGTGGTGGTGGGCTACGTGGACGACACCGAGATCTTGCGGTTCGACAGCGACACCGCCAGGCCGAGGCTGGAGCCGCGGGTACCGTGGATGGAGCAGCCGTGGGTGGAGCAGGAGCACCCACATTTTTGGGATGAGAAGACGCGGGTCTGCAAGTACAACCAACAGACTTTCCGAGCAAACCTAAACAGCCTGCGCCACTACTACAACCAGAGCGAGGATG GGTCTCACACCTACCAGGAAATGAGTGGCTGCGTCTTGGAGTCCGACTCCAGATTCCTGCGTGGGTTCAGTCAGTTCGCCTATGATGGAACTGACTACATTACGCTGAACGAGGACCTGCGCTCCTGGACCGCTGCGGACACGGCGGCTCGGATCACCTGGCGCAACTTGGTGCAAGTGCCTGATGTGGAGCGACGGAGGCTCGCCATTGGAGACTCCTGCGAGCGCTGGCTCCGCCTGTTCCTAGAGAACGGGAAGGAGATGCTGCTCCGAGCAG ACCCTCCAAAGACACACGTGACCCACCACCCCATCTCTGACCACGAGGTCACCCTgaggtgctgggccctgggcttctACCCTGCGGACATCACCCTGACCTGGCAGCGTGACGGGGAGGACCTGACCCAGGACACAGAGCTTGTGGAGACCAGGCCTGTGGGGGATGGAACCTTCCAGAAGTGGGCAGCCGTGGCTGTGCCccctggggaggagcagagataCACATGCCGTGTCCAGCATGAGGCGCTGCCTGAGCTCCTGACCCTGagatggg ACCCCCCTCCTCAGACCACCATGACCATCGTGGGcattgctgctgctgccctgggtcTCCTTGTAGCTGTGGGCGCTGGAGCTATGCTGTGGAGGAGGAGGCACTCAG gcagaggcagggagaggtacTCTCAGGCTGCCT GCAGCGACCGTGCCCAGGGCTCTGATGTGTCTCTCACGGCTCCTAAGG TGTGA
- the LOC112314062 gene encoding patr class I histocompatibility antigen, A-2 alpha chain isoform X2: MGPRTLLLLLSEVLALTQTWAGLHNVRIFSTSVSGPGRGKNRYVVVGYVDDTEILRFDSDTARPRLEPRVPWMEQPWVEQEHPHFWDEKTRVCKYNQQTFRANLNSLRHYYNQSEDGSHTYQEMSGCVLESDSRFLRGFSQFAYDGTDYITLNEDLRSWTAADTAARITWRNLVQVPDVERRRLAIGDSCERWLRLFLENGKEMLLRADPPKTHVTHHPISDHEVTLRCWALGFYPADITLTWQRDGEDLTQDTELVETRPVGDGTFQKWAAVAVPPGEEQRYTCRVQHEALPELLTLRWDPPPQTTMTIVGIAAAALGLLVAVGAGAMLWRRRHSGSDRAQGSDVSLTAPKV, from the exons ATGGGCCCCAGAACTCTGCTCCTGCTGCTCTCGGAGGTCCTGGCCCTGACCCAGACCTGGGCCG GCCTCCACAACGTGAGAATTTTTAGCACCTCCGTGTCTGGACCGGGCCGCGGGAAGAACCGGTACGTGGTGGTGGGCTACGTGGACGACACCGAGATCTTGCGGTTCGACAGCGACACCGCCAGGCCGAGGCTGGAGCCGCGGGTACCGTGGATGGAGCAGCCGTGGGTGGAGCAGGAGCACCCACATTTTTGGGATGAGAAGACGCGGGTCTGCAAGTACAACCAACAGACTTTCCGAGCAAACCTAAACAGCCTGCGCCACTACTACAACCAGAGCGAGGATG GGTCTCACACCTACCAGGAAATGAGTGGCTGCGTCTTGGAGTCCGACTCCAGATTCCTGCGTGGGTTCAGTCAGTTCGCCTATGATGGAACTGACTACATTACGCTGAACGAGGACCTGCGCTCCTGGACCGCTGCGGACACGGCGGCTCGGATCACCTGGCGCAACTTGGTGCAAGTGCCTGATGTGGAGCGACGGAGGCTCGCCATTGGAGACTCCTGCGAGCGCTGGCTCCGCCTGTTCCTAGAGAACGGGAAGGAGATGCTGCTCCGAGCAG ACCCTCCAAAGACACACGTGACCCACCACCCCATCTCTGACCACGAGGTCACCCTgaggtgctgggccctgggcttctACCCTGCGGACATCACCCTGACCTGGCAGCGTGACGGGGAGGACCTGACCCAGGACACAGAGCTTGTGGAGACCAGGCCTGTGGGGGATGGAACCTTCCAGAAGTGGGCAGCCGTGGCTGTGCCccctggggaggagcagagataCACATGCCGTGTCCAGCATGAGGCGCTGCCTGAGCTCCTGACCCTGagatggg ACCCCCCTCCTCAGACCACCATGACCATCGTGGGcattgctgctgctgccctgggtcTCCTTGTAGCTGTGGGCGCTGGAGCTATGCTGTGGAGGAGGAGGCACTCAG GCAGCGACCGTGCCCAGGGCTCTGATGTGTCTCTCACGGCTCCTAAGG TGTGA